The following proteins are co-located in the Paenibacillus sp. JNUCC32 genome:
- a CDS encoding MDR family MFS transporter, translating into MSDPSAIVRNTSEERAFAIKDILAPLLAVIIGTFMVLLDSTVVNVAVPTLVQYFDSSLHTIQWSIAAYTLALSAVIPLAGWLSDKFQPKRVFLISIGLFTIGSVLCAFAQTAEQLIAFRVIQGMGGGMVSPIGMAMVYRLAPPDKRGSIIGMFGIPLLLAPALGPVLSGWLIEFVSWQWIFLINLPIGMIGLFVGIKHLPSFSEKEAPSLDIVGMLLGPVAFAMITYGVSEGGVSWTSAKTLSGLIIGVLALVLFIWSCLRQEQPLLELRAFRSTDFTRGIIISWIMQAAMFGSVLLFPLLLQQIRGFTPLTTGLILLPQAVGSMIFMPMAGRLFDKVGARPPLVAGMTLMTAALFTMSFVRTDTPLLLIMIVLFFMGSGMGLSMMSLNTHVLNAIPKSLVSRVTPLTSASQQVIASFAVAGFTGYLSSRMTSSLPNNPVGTNPMDSHAASFADTFFLAACIACAGLVLSLFLRKPKQITDVFFVPLNSRHNKPQ; encoded by the coding sequence ATGTCAGATCCATCTGCAATTGTCCGTAACACCTCAGAAGAAAGAGCTTTTGCTATTAAAGACATCCTTGCGCCATTGCTTGCCGTCATCATCGGCACCTTCATGGTCCTTTTGGACAGCACGGTCGTCAATGTCGCCGTACCTACGCTGGTTCAATATTTTGATAGCTCTCTGCATACCATTCAATGGTCGATCGCCGCATACACGCTTGCATTGTCCGCGGTCATCCCTCTCGCGGGATGGCTATCGGATAAATTTCAGCCCAAACGGGTGTTTCTCATATCGATCGGATTGTTTACGATAGGATCCGTGTTATGTGCTTTTGCCCAGACAGCCGAGCAGCTTATCGCCTTTCGTGTTATTCAAGGCATGGGTGGCGGCATGGTGTCGCCGATCGGAATGGCGATGGTATACCGTTTGGCACCTCCTGACAAAAGAGGTTCTATTATAGGGATGTTTGGAATTCCTTTACTGCTTGCCCCAGCGCTCGGTCCCGTATTATCCGGATGGCTGATTGAGTTTGTCAGCTGGCAATGGATATTTCTGATCAATCTCCCCATTGGCATGATCGGACTATTCGTGGGCATCAAACATCTGCCTTCCTTTTCAGAAAAAGAGGCTCCGTCTCTGGACATTGTCGGCATGCTTCTTGGGCCTGTAGCTTTTGCCATGATTACTTATGGAGTCAGTGAGGGAGGGGTAAGCTGGACTTCCGCCAAGACTTTATCCGGTCTGATCATTGGTGTGTTAGCACTTGTTCTTTTCATATGGTCTTGTTTGAGACAAGAACAGCCTTTGCTTGAGCTGCGTGCGTTCAGATCGACTGATTTTACACGTGGTATCATCATCTCCTGGATCATGCAGGCAGCGATGTTCGGTTCCGTGCTTCTATTCCCGCTGCTTCTTCAGCAGATTAGAGGTTTCACTCCGTTGACGACCGGGCTCATCCTGCTGCCGCAGGCAGTCGGTTCCATGATTTTTATGCCTATGGCCGGAAGGCTTTTTGATAAGGTGGGCGCACGTCCTCCGCTTGTGGCCGGAATGACGCTGATGACAGCGGCGTTGTTCACGATGTCTTTTGTTCGAACCGATACCCCTTTACTGCTGATCATGATCGTATTGTTCTTCATGGGCTCCGGCATGGGGTTATCGATGATGTCCCTGAATACGCATGTATTAAATGCAATCCCTAAGAGCCTTGTAAGCCGGGTTACTCCGCTAACAAGTGCATCGCAGCAGGTCATCGCTTCGTTTGCCGTAGCCGGCTTCACGGGATATTTATCTTCCCGGATGACATCAAGCCTGCCGAATAACCCTGTTGGAACCAACCCTATGGATTCCCATGCTGCATCCTTTGCGGACACCTTTTTCCTGGCTGCCTGCATTGCTTGCGCGGGACTGGTTCTCAGCTTATTTCTTAGAAAACCCAAACAAATAACCGATGTATTCTTCGTTCCATTGAACAGCAGACATAATAAGCCACAATAA
- a CDS encoding alpha/beta hydrolase family protein: MRIGEMVIILFIIALAIITIWGQRSKKSPLIYSLIALFIVTVVQIIVEDCRWQMIPCYAASVILTVCIIFRKPKKKPRSKSGRRWIAGLWTTVLLLYASVMVALPLLLPVFAFHQPQGTYSVGTAVYHFIDNHRPDEYSAEPTDHRELMVQLWYPSEPETGEEAAPYIRNVTAITQGLEQALSFPAWTLSHLGLVETHAYSNAPLSTTEQEYPILIFSHGMTGFRNQNTFQIEELASHGYIVVGIDHVYDAAATVYPDGREILINKHQLSGFEALDEHMTLWTQDVSFILNRLEQMNRQDEQERFTGRLDLERIGMFGHSYGGAAAAQMLLKDSRIKAAINMDGTLYGDPMPSTGLNKPYLQMNGEKSIDKSIFDNSLDQAMAQSGHTREYYEDFWEETVRRRMNALQGGGYTMTIPHTSHMSYTDFHLFSPLLPNPGEDPESVHRIINEVSVAFFDQHLKEIRENAMNELSKKYPVIELVQD, encoded by the coding sequence TTGAGAATCGGAGAAATGGTTATCATACTATTCATTATCGCGCTGGCTATAATTACGATTTGGGGCCAAAGATCGAAGAAAAGCCCGCTGATTTACTCGTTAATCGCGCTATTTATCGTTACGGTTGTGCAGATCATCGTTGAGGATTGCCGGTGGCAAATGATTCCTTGTTATGCGGCTTCCGTTATCCTAACGGTTTGCATCATTTTTAGAAAACCCAAAAAGAAACCGCGCAGTAAGAGCGGGAGAAGATGGATAGCCGGGTTGTGGACCACGGTATTGCTCCTATACGCTTCGGTCATGGTCGCACTGCCTCTCCTGCTCCCTGTATTCGCATTTCATCAACCTCAGGGAACCTATAGTGTGGGAACTGCGGTATACCACTTTATTGACAATCACCGGCCCGATGAGTATTCTGCCGAACCGACGGATCACCGCGAGCTGATGGTACAGTTATGGTATCCCTCCGAGCCCGAAACGGGGGAAGAAGCCGCACCCTATATCCGTAATGTAACAGCGATTACACAAGGTCTCGAACAGGCCTTGTCCTTCCCTGCCTGGACGTTAAGCCATTTGGGTCTCGTGGAGACCCATGCCTACAGCAATGCCCCGCTGTCTACCACGGAGCAGGAATATCCGATCTTGATCTTTTCACATGGCATGACGGGTTTCCGCAACCAAAATACCTTCCAGATTGAAGAGCTGGCCAGCCATGGATATATCGTGGTTGGAATCGACCATGTCTATGATGCGGCTGCAACCGTATACCCGGACGGCCGGGAGATTTTGATCAACAAGCACCAGCTTTCTGGTTTTGAAGCGCTTGACGAGCACATGACATTATGGACTCAGGATGTATCCTTTATTTTGAATCGGCTGGAACAAATGAATAGACAGGATGAACAGGAACGTTTTACCGGCCGTCTTGATCTGGAGCGAATCGGCATGTTCGGGCATTCTTACGGCGGTGCCGCTGCAGCCCAGATGCTGCTGAAGGATTCTCGTATCAAGGCTGCGATCAATATGGATGGAACCTTATATGGAGACCCCATGCCGAGCACGGGACTGAATAAGCCATACCTACAGATGAATGGAGAGAAAAGTATCGATAAGTCGATATTCGATAACTCGCTGGATCAAGCCATGGCGCAAAGCGGCCATACACGGGAGTATTACGAAGATTTTTGGGAGGAGACGGTAAGGCGTCGCATGAATGCTCTGCAGGGGGGCGGATACACGATGACGATACCGCATACTTCCCATATGAGTTATACGGATTTTCATCTGTTCTCTCCGCTGCTGCCTAATCCGGGAGAGGATCCAGAATCGGTTCATCGCATCATAAACGAGGTAAGCGTTGCTTTCTTTGACCAGCATCTCAAGGAAATACGGGAGAACGCAATGAATGAATTATCGAAGAAATATCCGGTTATCGAGCTCGTTCAAGATTGA
- a CDS encoding TetR/AcrR family transcriptional regulator gives MSLLKEKILQSAIRSFAEKGYQATSIQDIADDCSIAKGSIYKYYGSKEELYIRILEKRQQDMIDAVEQIRKKGLSRRETFLEEIAYQFDFFIEHGYYISRDHNELPPANSDKIGTVIHQLQLNMFRYYQDILLRHYGDLIAEWKWDATAVFNGLIREYTFHVLFGFKPLIQKELAVFIAERMDDLVLGLEKRDPRPLLTDELMKEYSMIDLEALTHTQEIRRTALMDTIESIIPDMSTTNSRKNDLSEVTAMLREEFSAERPRPFLIQALLKDLSSENELTFYTNQLLQLIREGN, from the coding sequence ATGAGTTTGTTAAAAGAAAAAATATTGCAATCGGCTATTCGTTCCTTTGCCGAAAAAGGATACCAAGCGACTTCGATTCAAGATATCGCGGATGATTGCAGCATTGCTAAAGGCTCAATCTATAAATACTATGGTTCCAAAGAAGAGCTGTACATCCGTATTCTGGAGAAACGACAGCAAGATATGATTGATGCCGTAGAACAGATCCGCAAAAAAGGTTTATCCCGCAGGGAAACTTTTCTTGAGGAGATCGCTTATCAGTTCGATTTTTTCATCGAGCATGGATATTATATATCGCGTGATCATAACGAGCTCCCACCGGCGAACAGTGACAAGATCGGTACCGTCATCCATCAGCTTCAATTGAATATGTTTCGTTATTACCAAGATATTTTGCTCCGTCATTACGGGGATTTGATAGCGGAATGGAAATGGGATGCTACAGCCGTCTTTAACGGATTGATCCGCGAGTATACCTTTCATGTCTTGTTTGGATTCAAACCGCTCATCCAAAAGGAATTAGCTGTTTTCATTGCTGAGCGAATGGATGATCTTGTACTGGGATTGGAAAAACGTGATCCTCGTCCCCTGCTCACCGACGAACTCATGAAGGAATATTCGATGATTGATCTAGAAGCACTTACCCATACGCAAGAAATTCGAAGAACGGCATTGATGGATACGATCGAGTCGATTATCCCCGATATGTCCACTACGAATTCTAGAAAAAATGACTTGTCTGAGGTAACGGCAATGCTGCGGGAAGAGTTCTCCGCAGAACGTCCTCGACCCTTTTTGATCCAAGCGCTGCTAAAGGATCTGTCTTCGGAGAACGAGCTGACTTTTTACACGAATCAGCTGCTCCAGTTGATTCGAGAAGGCAATTAA
- a CDS encoding Lsa family ABC-F type ribosomal protection protein has translation MSLINVTNLTFAYESSYDPIFENVSFQIDTDWKLGFTGRNGRGKTTFLNLLQGKYEYSGNISSAVSFDYFPYHVEHKEYLTQDVIEEIYPEYVHWQIVRELNLLKVSEDVLYRPYESLSNGEQTKVMLAALFTKENRFLLIDEPTNHLDMHARKSVSDYLNKKSGYILVSHDRAFLDDCVDHILSINKTNIEIQKGNFSAWWENKKRQDQFELASDEKLRKDIKRLTDSAKRTGNWSHEVEKTKNGTRNSGSKVDKGYIGHKAAKMMKRSKNLEQRQQSAIEEKSKLLKNIESSESLAISQLEYHKKQLAELENVSISYGSKTVCENVSFTIEQGERIALSGKNGSGKSSILKLICGEDLQYTGHLSRDRQLKISYVSQDTSHLRGSLSDYATSSGIDESLFKSILRKLDFSRLQFEKDISTYSGGQKKKVLIAKSLSEQAHLHIWDEPLNFIDVISRMQIEELLLEYAPTILFVEHDRAFCDNVATKIVELEGNQEA, from the coding sequence ATGTCATTAATTAATGTAACGAACCTAACCTTTGCTTATGAAAGCAGTTATGATCCTATATTCGAGAATGTGAGCTTTCAAATCGATACCGATTGGAAATTAGGATTTACCGGAAGAAACGGCAGAGGGAAAACCACGTTCTTGAACCTGCTGCAGGGCAAGTATGAATACAGCGGGAATATTTCGTCCGCCGTGAGCTTCGACTATTTTCCTTACCATGTCGAGCACAAGGAATATCTTACCCAGGATGTAATCGAAGAGATTTATCCGGAGTATGTTCATTGGCAAATCGTGCGCGAGCTTAACTTGCTGAAGGTATCGGAAGATGTTCTGTATCGGCCTTATGAATCATTGTCGAACGGAGAACAAACCAAAGTGATGCTGGCGGCGCTCTTTACCAAAGAGAACCGCTTCCTGTTGATCGACGAGCCGACCAATCATCTTGACATGCATGCGAGAAAATCGGTCAGCGACTATCTCAACAAAAAAAGCGGGTACATTCTGGTATCTCACGATCGAGCATTCCTGGATGATTGTGTCGACCACATCCTGTCCATCAATAAAACCAATATCGAGATTCAAAAGGGCAATTTCTCCGCATGGTGGGAAAATAAAAAGCGACAGGATCAATTTGAGCTCGCCAGTGACGAGAAACTCAGGAAAGACATTAAACGATTAACCGATTCTGCCAAAAGAACGGGAAATTGGTCACATGAAGTAGAAAAAACGAAAAACGGCACCAGAAATTCCGGTTCCAAAGTCGATAAAGGCTATATTGGCCACAAGGCAGCGAAAATGATGAAACGCTCCAAAAACCTGGAGCAGCGGCAACAATCCGCTATTGAAGAAAAATCGAAGCTCCTTAAAAACATCGAGAGCTCCGAGAGTCTTGCGATTTCCCAGCTCGAGTACCACAAAAAGCAGCTGGCCGAGCTGGAGAATGTATCCATCTCGTATGGCTCCAAGACGGTGTGTGAGAACGTAAGTTTCACGATCGAACAAGGGGAGCGAATTGCCCTTTCGGGTAAAAACGGATCAGGAAAATCCAGCATCCTGAAATTAATATGCGGAGAAGATCTGCAGTACACGGGACATCTCAGCAGGGATCGTCAGCTGAAAATATCCTACGTATCCCAGGACACCTCCCATCTTCGGGGCAGTTTGTCGGATTATGCCACCAGCAGCGGAATTGACGAGAGCCTGTTTAAATCCATATTGCGGAAGCTCGATTTCTCGAGGCTCCAATTCGAAAAGGATATTTCGACTTATAGCGGGGGACAGAAGAAAAAGGTCCTGATCGCCAAAAGTCTTAGTGAGCAGGCTCATTTGCATATTTGGGATGAACCGCTTAATTTTATTGACGTTATTTCCCGTATGCAAATAGAAGAGCTATTGCTGGAATATGCACCGACCATTCTGTTCGTGGAGCATGATCGTGCATTTTGCGACAATGTCGCAACGAAAATCGTTGAGCTAGAAGGCAATCAAGAAGCATAA
- the mscL gene encoding large conductance mechanosensitive channel protein MscL: protein MNLLKEFKTFALKGNVLDLAIGVIIGAAFGKIVSSLVSDIIMPVIGLLLGGVDLSGLKATIGDATLTYGVFLQTVVDFLIVSFSIFMFIRTLNRFKRKEETKAEEPPAPSKEEVLLAEIRDLLKQQNQASEK, encoded by the coding sequence ATGAATTTGTTAAAAGAATTTAAAACCTTCGCACTCAAGGGTAATGTGCTGGATTTGGCCATTGGGGTGATCATAGGGGCAGCCTTCGGCAAGATCGTATCCTCGCTCGTGAGCGATATCATTATGCCGGTGATTGGCTTGCTTCTTGGCGGTGTGGATTTATCAGGGCTGAAGGCTACCATCGGGGACGCAACGCTGACTTACGGAGTCTTCCTTCAAACCGTCGTGGACTTCCTGATCGTCTCCTTCTCGATATTCATGTTCATCCGCACGCTCAACCGCTTCAAACGCAAAGAAGAGACCAAAGCCGAAGAACCGCCGGCTCCGTCGAAGGAAGAAGTTTTGTTAGCTGAGATTCGCGATTTGCTGAAACAGCAAAACCAGGCCTCCGAAAAATAA